CAAGATCCCACAAAATGGCAATAGCGATGGGTTGGATAAATTTATAAGTGAGATTAGCGGTGGCGAGTTTAGCTCTTATGCCAAATTTATGCAGGCTTACGGCGCCTCATGCCGTACAATTTTAGTAATTCATAAGTGTATTTTTGAAAGAGGTAAATAAAGCTTTCAAAAAGGGCAGTATTTGCAAAAAGCTAGACAAATCGCTATTTAAGCTGCCATATAAATTTGATCTCATTTCAGCCTCAAACGTCCAAAACAAGGTAAATAAAAACGCAGCTACAGGCGAACTAGCCGCTACAAGATAAAAAACAAAGCCCCAAGCAAGATAAAACGCTAGCACATAGCCCATATATCAGCACGCAAAGGCTAACACTTAATCCAAATACGCTAAGAGCGGGGCAGTCTGGCTAAAAGATAGCGTAAAAAACGAGATAAAACTCATGATAAATGCGCAAAAAATACCATAAATTCGCTCTTTTTCGCCAAGGCTCTCATTTAGCGCAAATATCATGTAATCAATCCCAACAGCGCTTGCAAGGATGAGCCCAAAGACGCCAAAAATGCTTAAATTTATGCCAAAAATGGCAAAGATAAAGAGTGTGAGAAGCACGCCAAAGATGATGACGCCCATCACAAGTGCCGAGATAAGCGCACTAAAATAAAACCACAGCAGTAAAAACGCGACCACAAGCGCTGCTATTTTTAGTTTTAGAGCTAGCTCTTTTGCCTGAGTTAGGCTCTCATTTAGTGAGCTAGCGAAATTTAGGCTAAAAGCGTTGTAGCGCTCTAGCACCTCATCACTTTGCGCCCCTTTTACAAAGCCGCTCACGTAAGCCACACTCGTATTTTCATCAAGGATAAATTTATTAAAATCCTTCATTGATTTTAGAGCTAAAATTTCTTTTTTAAATCTTCGACCCCGATCTTTTCTTTTGAAATGGCTAAAACTGCGATATTTTCTTTATGCGAAAGACAGATTTTACCTCGCATCTTTGCTTTAAATTTTAAGTAGCGAGATATTTTAAATGAGTTTTGTTTTATTAAATTTGGGTATTTTTTTACTCTTCTGCGATCTTTTTTATCTAGCATTTTTGGGCTAAATTTCTCACCGCAAAAGCTGATAAAAAGATGAATTTCACCCCTTTTTATAGGCATTTAATCTCTTTTTATAATTTTCATCAAACTCTAAGGCTTTTTCAAACTCAGCAGTAAATACTCTAAGACAATCATTTTTTTGCTGGTTTTCATCGCCAAATGATCTAATACGTGGTGTAAAAGTAATCTCATTTTTTCTAAAATCAGCCTCTTTTAGATCAAAGTTTAAATTACTCATTTTGCTATTTAAGATATGCAAGGCACATTTTCTTGGCCCAAAGATAAATTTTTGCCCGCTTAAGGACTTTAGGCTTCTTACTAAAACGCCACCATAAAGCGATGGCTCGCTTTTAAAAGATATATCAAATCCAAAGTTATGAAAGTAAATCTCTCCTGCCTCGCACTGCCTTTTGTAGGTATTTGCGTCAAAACAAGTATAAATTTCAAGCTCGCTAAATTTATACTCTTTGCCAGAAATAATTAAAACTTTACTTTGCATAAGCTCGCATAAAAAGCTCTGAAATTTCTTATCAAAAAACTCTTTAAAGCCAGCAGTCCCAACTATCTCTTGCTTTATATTTTTATCTAAAATTTTAAAGTTATTTTGTTTAAGCAGGTCAAATTTTTCTTTATCAAAATGACTTTGCTCTAAAAATTTACTAAGCACTGCCACCAGATCAAATTTAGCAAAATGGCTTTTAAGTAGCTCGCCAGCTAGCATCTTTGCTCCTAAGTTTTTATATATTTTAAAGGGTTTGAGTTTTACAAACTAATCTTTGATAAGAATTTACCAACTACCACTTGCTCCACCTCCGCCAAAACCGCCTCCACCGCCACTAAAGCCACCACCTCTTGAACTGCTTGAATGGCCACTGCCACTGCTATTTGAGTCTGATCTATCGCGCCTAAAGTCACTGTGTGTATTTTTGCTTTGAGCATTTTTTTTGAAGGCGTTTTTTAAAATAATAAAAAATATTACAAACACAATGGCAAAGACAATGAAGTAACTTTTCACGCCAAAAAATTGCTCAAATACCGTAGATATCAGCCCTACAAAACACGCACTAAAGCCAACTCGCATAAAAAATTTACCTAAAAAGCCAGAGATAAAACACGAGATCATGCCAGCAAAAAAGGCAACTATTCCAAACGGTATCTCTTCTTCATCACTCTCGCTTTCAAATTCTTCGCCACTAGCTACTTTTATAATGGCTCTTATGCCCTCTATCACGCCACCGCCCATATCGCCTTGCTTAAATTTAGGCACTATCACATCATTTATGATCTGGCTTGATATAGCGTCAGTTAGCATGCCTTCAAGTCCATAACCAACTTCTATACGTATTTTTCTCTCGTTTAAAGCGATTATTAAAAGCACTCCATTGCTGCTTTGTTTTTGTCCCAGCTTGTAGCCTCTAGCTATCTCAAGAGAGATCTCTTCTATGCTTTTATTTTCTAGTGATTTAAGAGTCACGATAGCAATTTGCGTCGTACTATTTTGCTCGTAATTTTGCACCAAGCTTAAAAGCTCAGCTTTCTCATTTTTAGAGAAAATTTGAGCCTCGTCATTTATCTGCTCGTTAAAATTTATGGCAAAACAAAAGCAAAATGTAAAAAATAAAAGAGCAAAAATTTTCTTCATCATTTCTCAAATGAAACTTTTGGATTTATCTTCTCTTCGTTACTTATTTCAAGATTTTGTTTTGGCTTTAGCTCAGGATAAAAAGCACTTGCTATAAATTTATTTGGAAAGCTTCTAAGGGCTACGTTATACTCTTTTACAGCTTCGATATAATCATGCATTGCTACGCTTATGCGGTTTTGCGTACCTTCAAGCTGACTCTGAAGAGATAAGAAATTTTGATTTGCTTTTAGCTCTGGATAGTTCTCACTAACTGCCATAAGCCTGCCAAGTGCCAAGCCAAATGAGCTTTGTGCTGTCATAAATTCTTTCATCT
This region of Campylobacter concisus genomic DNA includes:
- a CDS encoding ABC transporter substrate-binding protein translates to MLAGELLKSHFAKFDLVAVLSKFLEQSHFDKEKFDLLKQNNFKILDKNIKQEIVGTAGFKEFFDKKFQSFLCELMQSKVLIISGKEYKFSELEIYTCFDANTYKRQCEAGEIYFHNFGFDISFKSEPSLYGGVLVRSLKSLSGQKFIFGPRKCALHILNSKMSNLNFDLKEADFRKNEITFTPRIRSFGDENQQKNDCLRVFTAEFEKALEFDENYKKRLNAYKKG
- a CDS encoding TPM domain-containing protein yields the protein MKKIFALLFFTFCFCFAINFNEQINDEAQIFSKNEKAELLSLVQNYEQNSTTQIAIVTLKSLENKSIEEISLEIARGYKLGQKQSSNGVLLIIALNERKIRIEVGYGLEGMLTDAISSQIINDVIVPKFKQGDMGGGVIEGIRAIIKVASGEEFESESDEEEIPFGIVAFFAGMISCFISGFLGKFFMRVGFSACFVGLISTVFEQFFGVKSYFIVFAIVFVIFFIILKNAFKKNAQSKNTHSDFRRDRSDSNSSGSGHSSSSRGGGFSGGGGGFGGGGASGSW
- a CDS encoding LemA family protein translates to MKNLIAVIIVIAALTFGAFKYINSFVALDENVNAKWSQVLNQYKRRAELVPNLVETVKGYAAHEQKIFEDVANARSKSMQVSVDASGLSDEAKMKEFMTAQSSFGLALGRLMAVSENYPELKANQNFLSLQSQLEGTQNRISVAMHDYIEAVKEYNVALRSFPNKFIASAFYPELKPKQNLEISNEEKINPKVSFEK